The Pricia mediterranea genome includes a window with the following:
- a CDS encoding CBS domain-containing protein, giving the protein MGIKSFMGPRAKTTTKKEYKAPILVTDYMTRNLVTFRPDQCILEVMELFLKHNISGGPVLDDSGFLVGIISEADCMKTISESRYFNQPILDSEVKKFMTKEVETIPHDMSIFDAANVFDAHNRRRLPVMQDGLIIGQISRKDVVIAALKLSGQNW; this is encoded by the coding sequence ATGGGAATCAAGAGCTTTATGGGGCCGAGGGCCAAGACAACCACGAAGAAAGAGTACAAGGCCCCGATTTTGGTAACCGATTACATGACCCGAAACCTGGTAACCTTTAGACCGGATCAGTGTATTCTGGAGGTCATGGAACTCTTTTTGAAACATAACATTTCCGGAGGTCCGGTATTGGACGATAGCGGATTCTTGGTGGGTATCATCTCGGAAGCCGATTGTATGAAGACCATTTCCGAAAGCCGGTATTTCAATCAGCCTATTTTGGATTCGGAAGTAAAAAAATTTATGACCAAGGAAGTGGAGACCATCCCGCATGATATGAGCATATTCGATGCGGCCAATGTATTTGACGCACACAATCGAAGAAGACTTCCCGTTATGCAAGACGGACTCATAATTGGCCAAATCAGTAGAAAAGATGTCGTGATTGCAGCACTCAAGCTAAGCGGACAAAATTGGTAA
- a CDS encoding M28 family peptidase — protein MKKFASVVSLLLIVSAVFWSFHSAMPVYNSDADVADTLFSTDRALTHVKMISQKPHAVGFPAHEQVRDYIVSELEKMGLKIRVQKGYTAGDWANLSKVENILARIEGSGDGKALLLLSHYDSNPHSSLGASDAGSGVATILESVRAFLSTGKKSKNDIIILISDAEELGLNGAQLFVDEHQWAEEVGLVLNFEARGSGGPSYAFIETNRGNQNLLREFIAANPEYPMANSLYYSIYKMLPNDTDLTVFRKDRDIDGFNFAFIDDHFDYHTAQDTYERLDRNTLAHQGSYLMPLLHHFSDAGLDHLKSLNDFVYFNIPFFGMVSYPFEWIWPMTVIAVVLFIALTIYGFRRKRLRFRGIAVGFLPLPLSLAINGLVGFYAWPGLKWLYPGYQDMLHGFPYNGHTYIIAFVLFAVAVCFGIYYKFRKVAVADLLFAPLALWLLLCGVLAAYLQGASFVIVPVFALLAAWYVALNQERPNPYLMVFLALPAIWLFSPLTEGFVVGLGLKMLVASTLLTTLTFFLLLPVFGFYGNKKSLAYLALVLFFGCMVSAHFDSGFDADNAKPSSLVYVLDEDKNSAQWATYDHVLIDWNETFLASEKLAVEAGNYPILNSKYGLGFSYVAGAPIREIKGPSIKKTSDTIIGNKRLLEIEIVPQRHVNRLEIFTNAADIVSATVNGIPLSPYFLAERTTDRLVTHYISDNDSTKLQLTLPKNERLKLTFYEASNDLLESPLFQVPKRPENSIPMPFVLNDAIVTVRTIGF, from the coding sequence ATGAAAAAATTCGCTTCCGTTGTATCGCTTCTCCTTATTGTATCGGCCGTTTTCTGGAGTTTTCATTCCGCCATGCCCGTTTACAACAGCGACGCGGACGTTGCCGATACCCTATTTTCTACGGACAGGGCCTTGACACATGTGAAAATGATATCCCAAAAGCCCCATGCGGTGGGCTTTCCGGCCCACGAACAGGTGCGGGACTACATTGTTTCCGAATTAGAGAAAATGGGACTGAAAATCCGCGTACAAAAGGGATATACGGCCGGCGACTGGGCCAATTTGAGCAAGGTGGAGAATATTTTGGCCAGAATCGAGGGAAGCGGCGATGGCAAGGCCCTACTTTTACTTTCGCATTACGACAGCAATCCACATTCATCCTTGGGCGCCAGTGATGCCGGCAGCGGGGTCGCTACTATCTTGGAAAGTGTTCGGGCGTTTCTTTCAACGGGCAAAAAATCGAAGAACGATATTATCATCCTTATTTCCGATGCGGAGGAATTGGGACTCAACGGTGCGCAGCTCTTCGTCGATGAACACCAATGGGCAGAGGAAGTCGGACTCGTACTGAATTTTGAGGCCCGGGGAAGCGGCGGGCCCAGTTACGCTTTCATTGAAACGAACCGGGGCAACCAAAATTTGTTGAGGGAGTTTATAGCGGCGAATCCCGAGTACCCGATGGCCAATTCACTGTATTACAGTATCTACAAGATGTTGCCGAACGATACCGACCTGACCGTTTTTAGAAAGGATCGGGATATCGACGGCTTCAACTTTGCCTTTATCGATGACCACTTCGATTACCATACGGCCCAGGACACCTATGAACGGCTAGACCGAAATACCTTGGCGCATCAGGGCAGCTACCTAATGCCGCTGCTCCACCATTTTAGCGATGCCGGCCTGGACCATCTTAAAAGTCTGAACGATTTCGTGTATTTCAACATCCCTTTTTTTGGAATGGTCTCTTATCCCTTCGAGTGGATCTGGCCGATGACCGTCATTGCCGTCGTTCTCTTTATAGCGCTGACCATCTATGGCTTCCGTCGAAAGCGCTTACGATTTCGCGGGATTGCGGTCGGTTTTCTTCCCTTGCCGCTCAGCCTTGCCATCAACGGACTGGTCGGTTTCTACGCCTGGCCCGGGTTGAAGTGGCTCTATCCCGGGTATCAAGACATGCTGCACGGCTTTCCCTATAACGGGCACACCTACATTATCGCTTTTGTACTGTTTGCCGTGGCGGTCTGTTTCGGCATATACTATAAATTTCGAAAAGTCGCAGTGGCCGACCTGCTGTTCGCCCCCCTAGCCCTTTGGCTATTATTGTGCGGTGTGTTGGCGGCCTACCTTCAGGGGGCGAGTTTCGTTATCGTACCCGTATTCGCTTTGCTGGCTGCTTGGTACGTTGCCTTGAACCAGGAGCGACCGAACCCGTACTTGATGGTGTTTTTAGCACTTCCGGCCATTTGGCTGTTCAGTCCGTTAACCGAGGGATTTGTAGTGGGATTGGGACTAAAAATGCTGGTGGCCTCTACCCTATTGACCACGCTTACTTTTTTTCTTCTGCTTCCGGTTTTTGGCTTTTACGGAAACAAGAAGTCCCTCGCTTATCTGGCTTTGGTTCTTTTCTTCGGATGTATGGTTTCCGCCCACTTCGACTCGGGTTTCGATGCCGATAATGCCAAACCCAGCAGTTTGGTCTATGTGCTGGATGAGGATAAAAACTCCGCCCAATGGGCGACTTACGACCATGTACTGATCGATTGGAACGAAACTTTTTTGGCCTCGGAGAAACTGGCTGTCGAAGCAGGAAACTATCCTATCCTGAACAGCAAGTATGGATTGGGCTTCAGCTATGTGGCCGGGGCGCCGATCAGGGAAATAAAAGGCCCATCCATAAAAAAGACCAGCGACACCATAATCGGAAACAAGCGGCTGCTTGAAATAGAGATTGTCCCACAACGCCATGTCAATCGGCTCGAAATATTTACCAACGCGGCAGATATCGTGTCCGCCACGGTGAACGGCATACCCCTCTCCCCCTATTTCCTGGCCGAGCGGACAACCGATAGACTGGTCACCCACTACATCAGCGACAACGATTCGACGAAGCTGCAACTGACCCTCCCAAAAAACGAACGATTGAAGCTTACGTTTTACGAGGCATCCAACGACCTTTTGGAAAGCCCGCTTTTTCAGGTTCCCAAGCGGCCGGAGAACAGTATTCCGATGCCGTTTGTGCTGAACGATGCAATCGTTACGGTTCGGACAATAGGAT